The Helianthus annuus cultivar XRQ/B chromosome 11, HanXRQr2.0-SUNRISE, whole genome shotgun sequence region gcagcgaggttgtttgaatgcgaccCCAACACCTCTTCTTGGtaatcgtcttgagatgaattaaggaaatccatcttaagttcttttaaccaattaaaaactagatcttctagttgaaatagttcatcaagaagcatttctcctagaatatctggttgggcgccttcgagggagagataaggattatttttactttcgcccctcttaaggctacaggcagacgatgggtctatatagtggggcttataatttagaaaataacattctaattctttatgatcgcctccacataattgacaccacgtaccataagagtgccgaaagtaaaaaagatcattatcactcatttttgtgttaGAAATTagcaaccgtcgggatcttacggttctgttttcagtaactgaatcttgggcacgggggcgtgttgagtgggcacgggggcgtgttgagtgggcacggccccgtgttcagcttactgtttgacttaaaacaagattggcAGTTCccatgattgggcacgggggcgtgttcagcgggcacgacccgtgctgagttctgcagaagctaaaaaattaagaaaatcctaaaaaataaaaagaaaaataaaaaaattgattaggccgttgattcctaactttcttaaaatccttgtgtccccggcagcggcgccaaaaacttgatgcgtgtcggtgtgttatattttaggtatatattttaagccctttttacactttttagccaagttttaaatttataaaacacgatatttactaacactaaacacacatatgggcaagtgcacccatcgtggacgtagtatagtgttggtaagataccgaggtcgtccaaggacacaagagcttttagtaccggtttatcctcaacgtctaatcaaatcaaaatgttagaaaaaggttttaaactaagaaaataaaactaactaaaatgctgaaaaataaaataaaagtaaaaacagatagacaagatgaatcacttggatccgactcgtgtgtagtgtaacctttgattattttcgcacttttgcacttgtttaagagattatcttagttattgtagtaggcccctcttttgaaggcaacgttaccctcaaccagtagtttgagtcagcaaggatacaatcctaaagggtcggattattgaaagataattaattaagttattaatgcataatgtggtaggcccctcttttgaaggcgacgttaccttcagctaagtagtctgagtcagcagagatacagtcctaaatagctgggttaaagttttaatagtagtttaacttatgaggggatcaaagagtttggacccccgaccatccaatacctttgggtattgaaggaggtcctactaaatttgacccaggtcctttgcaggatctatacacggaacaatggcaagactcttaccaaatcgttccctaaacccccgaccaggtagccaacatacctccatatagaccgtggagatatgaatggtgaaaatcttttattttatatagacaataaaataatgccaagacaccacggacaaacgataaggaagaatcaccttcaacataagaaactagtaattaaacttattaatacaaaaccaattaaaaagtgcaaaagattaaaaataaaaagtattacactaaacacttgtcttcaccaagtgatgtaagagacttaggcaaacatggcctttgattgtcaagaactcttacgataaatcttggatcccgagacgactcacacactctatgatggacaatggataatggtggtggatgatggtgttatggtggtggtgggcggtgggtgaagtgtgagagaggtggtgtgccaagggatgagttgcaagagctccaaacactcctatttataggctgaatagaagctcgggcacggccccgtgtccgctgggcacggccccgtgtccatctgactctctctcttcattaattgtaattcgcaattacaataaatgcgcctgcaggaagttgaccacgcccccgtgtccgctgggcacggccccgtggtgggcaacagaagcttctatgagtttgtcttttctgctggcacttgggcacggccccgtgctcactgggcacggggcgtgttcagtcttctgtcttctttctTTTGCTTGGGAatatgctgtcggggggtcgggcatatcacttttgttccatttcttgtatttatgttagattttgctgtctttttgcttcttttattattttgagctcatttaatcctgaaaatgcaaaaggaagacaaaagcacactttttccaacattagtattaAAAAAAGGATTAGTTTTAAGCcgcaattgatgtaatttatatgttgcattttgtgcacatcatgcATGCATGCATTTGAATTGTTTATTGTAATCAAATACAATCACTCAAATAAATGTTAAACATGTTTGCTTAAACTTTTCTTCCATTGATTGTGTTATCAAAAGTTATTTCATTTATTCCGCTGCAATTCATCTCTGTTTCACTTCCAATTTAATTAAACTAACACAAtctaagaaactcagatcctaacatacTATCACAAGAAAGCTTCAACCAAGCGCTCAAACTAGGACATCAACATCAACAGGGTAACCTCAACTCGACGCTTAAAACCCTGAGGACGGATGCCCAATTGACGAACACGAAACACCCATTAAAAGAGGGATTATCATTTCATGTCCAATTGATAAACATAAAGCACCAGCAAGGCGCTCAATACACTTGCATTGGCAGATGCAGGGGCTCTATTTCGGTTGCAGGTAATGGCGAGTTCATACTCATCTTCCGTCGCCATCCCAAAGGTTGGTTCAAAGCACTAACAGGTGACTATCTTGTTTGATGATATCAGAAAAGGTAGACCACACTACCAGCCTGCCACCAAACCGCAACAAACCACGAGATGTTTCAGTGTCAGCCTGAACTTGCTCACCGGTTCTATACAGTCGCTAGACGACTCTACTCAACCAGCTCCACAATTAGCAATCAATCGCCAGATTGATTTACATGAAGCAGGAGCAAAGGCCTCGGCCGAGTATTTTCTCCAAACTGATTTCAAGAACACCCTTTCGACCATTAGTCAGCATTCCACCCACTTACAACTTGCACAAGGAAGCAACACTTGACTGGGGGGACttaaaggggtatggtcccaaatctcgcACCAGGCTTGGCCGTGAGTGATCATCACCCGGCTCATTACCCCTATCGACAAGGATTCACCTGCGTTCGTGTGGACACGCGCGAACCCGGTTTCCTTTCCCACTCGGGAAAGGATGAGAAGACtcaccttgtgtatgaaaacgggTGTTTTCGTCACAACAAGGGATGCGGTAATCACTGCGGTTACCGCACATAGCAATACGGTCCAAAACCGCATCCTATTGTCGATACAAGTGGAACTGACACTTTGACTTCGATGACCAAACCAGTAAGTGGTATATCCGGGCACTGACAGCGGTCAGCTGCCTAGCCCATATGCATGAAAAGTTGGCAGACGGACTGAAAGCTGCAGAAGGACGTGTCATCACATCCGGATGCGTCCAACGCTTCCGTGGCCTGCGCTCATGACACACCTACAAAAAGGCTACGCGTTGTCAGTCTAGCCTCTTGGCTCTCCTCCTTCgctcttcggctataaatacccatcccgaaccaggtttgaggtaacgCTAATCTGCTCTCTCACACATACTACTTAAACACACACTTTGTTCTCaagcaaatacttattctcacgccggagagtggtaacaaggagcacctccaccccatcctccttgttacgagtcacggtgtgtttccttgtgcaggagacaggTTAGAGGACGATCCGACCATTGATCgaggaaagaagggattaaccctactcgACGAGACTAGTGAATTAACCCTccggttaaccactgtttcatcacaTGGTTAGTTATcataatgttagttttgacacgttatattatttatttgtcacactcatactcatcattaaacatgttatCGATAACCCGCTTAAAATCCAACACCTTGCTTAGAAATCGTCAACTTGTATGACTCATTTAAAAATATGGGTCAAACGTGTCGATTTCGGGTTTACCCGAATTTATATGGATTGAGTTGGGTTGAAATCTTTGACCCAAATGAtaatatgggtcgggttcgggttgaacatTTCAACCCACAAACCCGTCAACCCGTAACCCGTCAACCCGCTAACCCATCAACCCGACATGGTTGACACCCCCTACGGGTTTTGTGAGAACAGGAGGTGATCCATCATAGTAGTCTTTAGATCCTAGGAAATCCAAGTTAAAACCATAGTAGATAGATAACCTATTTACATCTTCGGGTGTATTGTGATTAGTCAGAATAAAAGGAGATCTAATCTTAGGTACCTTAGCATATTAGTAGGTGAGACTGGGAGGTGAACCGAAGCCATAAAACCGTTGTGTTTTAAATGCCTAATTTGGGATTGTTGGTAGCATTAGTGAGACTGGGATGAGATCTAGCTTCTCTTAGCAAATCCTTGTCAGTCGTGTCTTTAGAAATCGATTACTAGTAGGATCCTATGCCTTTCCTACCTCTGATTTTCAACCCAGTTTATTCGTCCTTAGCACCTAACTAAATAAAACCCCTCAAGTACGTTAGACTGAAGGGAGTGGGGCGACTCCCCACCCGAGTCGCCCGGAGTCGCCTGGAACACCGCCCCCCTTGGCGTCTTGGGTGGCGTCCCCCTCCAGCCCGTCTCCAGCAGATCGCCCCAACTTTTTCATTTCCCATGCATATATCCGTTGGCAACGGATAGTTTGgcccaagttttttttttaatacatcCCACCTTTATAAATCAATTCATGTGTCGCAAGACGCCCCACCCAGCAACATTGCCCCACTCCCCCTTTTTTGGTCAAAATCCTCTAATATGACGTGGCGCCACGTGTCGCAAGACACCCTATCAAAAGGATGCTCCACTCCCCTTAGTCTTACAATCGGTACTTGTGGTGAATGTGTTGTGAGTCCGAGCACGAAGTTTTGTTTTgccatcatcatcgtcatcaatGGTTTGGGTAGGGCGGTTGCGGAGGCCTCTTCTCCAGGCGGTGGGACGAGAATCAACAAGAGCTCTGTCTGGAAGCCGTAAATCTAGAGTGAGGAAAACCGAGAATGACAAGTCTGAGTGGTGGGTAGTCGATGGAGAAATGCATGAAATCGGAGACAACGTCCCCCCTAGAGAGAGATTCGTTATCCCTAGAGATAATATTCCTAACAAACGCCGTAAGCAGCTCCGTGAACAGTTTATGCGCCGCACTCGCCTTGTTCTCAAGGATTCTCTTCTTGTTAGTCTCTCTCCCTCCAGTTGATCtgctagctagctagctagctagGGTTTGTTTGTGAATTAGGAGAtatgattgtttgtttgtttggtagGAGCATGAACAACCCTGGTGCAAAAAATACATGGAGCTTTATCAGGAGCTTAGGGAAAATTGGGAGAGGCTATACTGGGATGAGGGTTACTCCAAAAAACATGCTCAAGAGCGTGCACCTTATGATTCCGCCGAAGATGACAATCAGGACTTTTCACCCTACAGGTTCAACTGCACATTATTATTCAATTACTTTTTCTTATTTCAACCTAACCCTAGCTTAGCTAGCCTCGACTTACATCTTCATAAATGGGCTGGTTGATCCTATATAATATATTCTGATTAGTTAAACCGATCTTCAACTAAATCTGTTGTTAACTGACCACTACCTGATTTCTAAGCAAGAGATTATTTCTCTGTCTTCACTATTGACATTTTAAATTCATGGATTCTGTTTTGCAGCACAAggcaacctcatgctgaggaaaCAAAGGTATTGTTTTGCTATGCTATGCTAACCTGGTAAGCTGTATGTAAATTTACTAAAACCTGCTTGACTTTTGAAAGCAGAATCATACTTTTGGGAGAAATAGGCAGCAGCAGCCGCAGGGAGGTTCAATGGAAAAAGTAGGCATCATCAGAGATAAGTTTGAATTTGATCGCCAGAGAAGAATGAGAGATAAAGGTCAGTTGTTAATCTACA contains the following coding sequences:
- the LOC110879513 gene encoding uncharacterized protein LOC110879513; the encoded protein is MVWVGRLRRPLLQAVGRESTRALSGSRKSRVRKTENDKSEWWVVDGEMHEIGDNVPPRERFVIPRDNIPNKRRKQLREQFMRRTRLVLKDSLLEHEQPWCKKYMELYQELRENWERLYWDEGYSKKHAQERAPYDSAEDDNQDFSPYSTRQPHAEETKNHTFGRNRQQQPQGGSMEKVGIIRDKFEFDRQRRMRDKAFAPMRFTAPDPDSSRNQSFDTKRYLSSSDSD